CAGTAGTCGGTGTGGCGGTAGCACTTGCCGGCGCCGTTGAATTCCATCCAGCTTACCCCAGGCAGGGTCGCCTTGAACGGCACGAGTGGCACGCGAAAATCCATCTCCCAGCGGATGACGAGCTGGTTCTCTCCCACGGCGTCCGAGATGAGGCGCACCTCGAGTCCCTTCAGGGATTTCTCCATGGACGCGAGCGCCTGGCGGAAGGCGGCAAGCCCCTCGAC
The Chrysiogenia bacterium DNA segment above includes these coding regions:
- a CDS encoding nuclear transport factor 2 family protein, with translation QAIGDLFANLSDHNLRERVLGELYADTVVFQDPIQRVEGLAAFRQALASMEKSLKGLEVRLISDAVGENQLVIRWEMDFRVPLVPFKATLPGVSWMEFNGAGKCYRHTDYWDMLGMFAQLLPFVKPIQKLLQRAAA